ACAGGATTCATCTAGCTTTGATCCAATGGAAAACAAATTAAAGAGTAATGCTCCACGGACAACACACTCTTCCATCCAAACCACACCATGCATGCGCTCTGAGTTTGGTCGTGACGAGGCCAGGTCAGTTCAATGCCTTGCAGTATAGTAAGTCTCTTTCTCCGAAGGTGCCATGGTTCCTGTTTCATATACACAGTATTATGCCAACCAACGAGTGAGTACAGGTGAAATGAAATCAACCAGATGAAACTTAAGACATCCATCCTCGGTTACGACTCTACTTGGCAGATTTAAGGAACCAGCTCCCCTGAAATGGAATCCGCTAAAAAGATTGGGTACAAGATAGACCGCCCCAATTTACTTGCTTTAGCAAGGGGATTTCGAGCCTCAACATGGTTTGACACCCATATGAGGAATTTATTTTGTTATCCACATGAACTGATCAAGAATTACCTGTTTCAATAGAATATAATTACTGACTATAATATTTCATTTGAAGATGTCTTTTATTGTTGAGGTCATTCACCAAACCTTTTTTTATATGTTCTGACATTGCAGTTTTGAATTTATGCAGATGAAGATTCCAATGGTGAAATAGATCAACAGGAACTCAAGCACTGTTTCCAGAAATTGGGTATCGAATCTACTGATGATGAAATAAAAGATCTGTTTCAGGCATGCGACATTTATGAACACATGGGCATGAAGTTCAATGAATTTATTGTCTTCCTGTGCCTTGTTTATCTTCTCAATGATCCTGCGGTGTCTGAAGCAGTATCCTTCATACAGTAAAAAAACATTACTGTTCAaattttttattgttttttaGAACAGGAAATCCACATGAGGCATTAATTTTCAGTCTGTTTCTTTCTCTATTTTGATGGAAAAATAAGATATTTCTCAACTTGTGGTATGTGCTTACCTGAAATTTGGAGCTAATCAAGAAAATCGCTTCATATGATGCATGTCATAAAAAGATTTctttttttgtgagaatttcaaTAAAAAAAAGGATTGAAAGAGTTAATAAATAATAATTACCTTCTTGaggacaacaacaacaataacaacaacaacatagccttttttcccaagcaagttggggtaggctagagatgaaacccgaaaaaaataagttcaaggttcaggcacattgatagctagtctccaagcgctcctatccaaaactatctctttagagatattccaatccttaaggtctctcttaaccgactcatcccacgtcagtttaggtctacctctacccctctttacattatcgacccgctcaagaaccccattactcaccggcgcctcaggaggccttcgttggacatgtccaaaccatctcagccgatgctgggtaagtttctcctcaattggtgccactccgaccctatcccgaataacttcgttccggactctatccctccttgtgtgcccgcaaaaccaccgcaacatccacatctctgctacactcagttgttggacatgtcgcctttttgtaggccaacattcagcaccgtatagcatcgccggacgaattgctgtcctatagaatttgccttttagcttttgtggcaccctcttgtcacaaaggatgccagaagcttgccgccatttcaaccagccagctgaaattctatgcctaacatcttcatcaatgtcgccatccttttgtagcaccgatcctaaataccgaaaagtatccttctaaaccaccacttgtccatctagactaacgtctcccccctcatttcTGAATTACCTTCTTGAGGACATTGTATAATTTTATATTACATTATATATGGACTTTAAGGCGAAATGTTAGACCTTTCTCAAGCATTAGACATTCCTCGAGCTGTGATCCTATTATACTTTTTTTCCTTGTACTGTTCTTTTTATATCGTTTATGTCCTTGACATGATGCtttagagaaaaagaatgggattAGGCTGTCTTGAGCCAACATTCGAGACATTGGTTGAGTCATTTGTCTTCTTGGACAAGAACAAAGATGGTTACGTCAGTAAGAACGAGATGATACAAGCAATAAACGAGACCAGTGCAGGAGAACGCTCCTCTGGGCGCATAGGCGTGAAAAGATTTGGTGAGTTATCTTCTCAGTGGCACCATCATCTCACAACCACATCCCCTTCTACTCTGTTAGTTTCTAAGTGTTTTTTTCATTATAACCATCCTTGGCGTGCTAGTACTTTGTTGATCGACTTTTCTTGCCATGCTATTGcttgatttttttagaaatcAGTGATCTCATACTTTGGTCTGGGTGGATAgttctttttctcctttccaGATCAGGACGTGTAATAGGATGAAACTGCTCATAGGTtgtctcttttctctttttttttcagctaTGACAATAAAAAATAGATAGGCATTGATAAAAGATAAgttaggatcaagtttcatgctttgagaatatttaaattattttgaGACCAGTCCAGGACTCATCATTCAAGACTGATGCTTACATTTAAAGATTTCTCATATCAATTCAGCAGAGCTTAGTAGTattcacttgatttgattgatgaaaTGCTTACTCCAATTCAGTTACTATTGCGCTTATATGTTGGCCCTAACATTTACTCTCTTGGTGGCTCCAGAGGAAATGGATTGGGACAAGAATGGCACAGTGACCTTCAAGGAGTTCCTCTTCGCTTTTACTCGCTGGGTGGGGATCGACAATGAGGACGAAGATGACGACGACGAAGATGAATGAGCGTGTCAACAACTGAAGATTAGGCGATCTGAATTGGCCATATCAGCCCTCAGGAGGCCTCCAGAAGCTTCCTCCTCGACGAGTACTATATGACAGTCAAAAGTAGCTGTTCATatttccttggtgtctagctGATGGTAGATGCTTAAGTTCGTATTAATAGAGTGAACCCGAGTTGTTTCTAGTCGTGGCAAGAATTTGCTGATAAAAGAGTTACATTGTTGAGATGATGTTCAGTTAGGTTACCCTGTTATTCAGATGTTTGGAACCTGTTAAGAAAATGGAGAATTGCTAAGGTTAGTAATGGTTCTCTTTCCTTTGATACTGCCTGTTTCTCTAGATTCAGGTACATGATGTCCTATGTGTTTAATTTCTCGCGTTTGTCAAGAAGATTCGTGTTGAACATTAATTTGTTGCTTTGTCTTCAGCATAATTTGAAAAGTTAATTCGAACAAAAGCTGAAGAACAAAAAAATTGGTAGGCTGTCAAAATTGTTGCGCGTTCGGTGCAACTTTTGAGCCGCTTCAAGGTCatcaatggtattttttatattttttaaaaaagaaaagaaaagtccaTCAACTTTTCCCTTCTTTGAAATTGCTTCTCTTTCCCCTTTCCTTTGCATTTTTTGGGAAAACAAAGGGCGTCGACGTTGCAGGACGAGCAGCACTGTTCCTACGCTGCTACGAGCCTACCACGCCTACCAGTCAGCATCATTGGTCACCGTCGATACACACGACTTTGAGTCGCTCCGGTTGCAAAGGTGATCAAAGCCGTGTAGTAGACTAGTAGGAAGAGTAGGATAGTCTCACTGTCACAGGCCATGAGTGAAACCAAAGCTGTTCTGCGCAGTGCTGCGAGAGCGAGCGATGGTGGATGGAGCAGCAGCCGAGAACTTTCCTAGACGCATACGGACTCGTCCCCTATCCTTTCCTGTTCCGGGCCGGGGGAGGAGGCGTGTGCAGGAAGAAAGATTTTTTTCCCTTCAAATTCGAACGAGCAAGGTGCCGCGACAAGGGAACGAAAGAGCACTAGGCTGAATATAACGATTTCAGGCAAATAGATGATGCATGAGTAACGTTTACGTGCGCCGATGGATTAAGATGAATTTACATGCCTACCATTTTTtcactcaaaaagaaaaaaataatgaaatgCTTAAAACCGATATAAAAAATGAAACGTTAGTTGGTAGGTCCTGAAAGCGCTACCAAATTTCCATGTAGGGTGCCTTCAATTTTTGCAGTAACATGGAGGATTTAAATCCCTACGTAAACGGATACCATTTGTTGGAGGAGGATTGCAGCACGTGATTTTTTTTAAGGGAATTCTCCTTTCCCCCCCTTGTATGAGTCCTTCCCGTGGAGTAACGGATGCTTTCGCACGAAAGACAATTTAAATCTGTTTCTCCTTTGTTGTTTATTTCCAGAAAGATCACAAAAACAGTGAATTCTCCTTTATCTTTGTATCCTGGAGATCTTTCGGTGGAGTAACGGATGCTTTCGCACGAAAGACAACTTAGGGCTTGTTTGTTTctggggattttttttaaatccctgtcacatcaaaaggaattttactattttaaagtatcaaataaaatttgtttataatttttttaacagCTAAGTGCtaatttgcgagatgaatctaacgagcctaattaatccataatttgctatagtgatgctacagtaaccatccgctaatcatgaattaatatacctcattagattcgtgtcgcagtttagccccagggttctacagttaattttataatttatctttatttaatatttttaaatacaaAGATTCTCTTTAATTTGAcatggactaaagtttagtccgtGTAACAACAACCCCTTAAATCCGTTTCTCCTTTGTTGTTTATTTCCAGAAAGATCTCAAAGATTGTgaattctcctttttctttgtaTCCAGGAAATCTTTTGCTGGAACCAATAACGGATGATTTCTCACAAAAGACAAATTAAATATGTTTCtcctttgtttttttatttcataGAAAAATCTCAAAGACTGTaaattctctttttttcttgtttccTAGAGATCTTTCGGTGGAATAACGGATGCTTTTGCACAATTGACAATTTAAATCGGTTTCTCCTTTGTCGTTTATTTCACAGAAAAATCTATGTGAAATATCTTTTTTCTTGTATCCTAGAGATCTTTCGGTGGAATAACATATGCTTTTGCACAACCGACAATTTAAACCAGTTCCTCCTTTGTCGTTTACATGAAGTTCTCAAAAACCCTGTAAATTCTTGTTTTCTTGTATCCTGGAGATCTTTCGGTGGAACGGATGCTTTTGCACAACCGACAATTTATATCGGTCTCCTTTGTCATTTATTTCACAGAAAAATCTCAAAGACCATGTGAAATCTTTTTTCTTGTATCCTAGAGATCTTTCGGTGGAATAACAGATGCTTTTGCACAACCAACAATTTAAATCAGTTCCTCCTTTGTCGTTTATTTCACATAAAGATCTCAAAAACCCCGTGAAATCTCCTTTTCTTGTATCTTGGAGATCTTTCGGTGGAATAACGGATGCTTTTGCACAACCGGCAATTTAAATCCGTTTCTGCTTTGTCATTTGTTTCACAGAGATCTCAAGGACTATGCAATCTTATATTTCCAATAACCGGCGCTTTTCACGCGAGGAgtgatataaaaaaaatcttgtaGAAGGGAAAAAAAGTAGTGCTTTGGTAGCTAAAGCCGTTCTTTTGAATACTCTTCTGAACTCACTTAGAAGAAGACGTCTTGCCAA
This window of the Panicum virgatum strain AP13 chromosome 1K, P.virgatum_v5, whole genome shotgun sequence genome carries:
- the LOC120649243 gene encoding probable calcium-binding protein CML21; protein product: MGGVIGGESPRNSSPASKLERKMVEAMQQRALKGTSVKSFNSVIMKFPKIDESLRNCRTIFQQFDEDSNGEIDQQELKHCFQKLGIESTDDEIKDLFQACDIYEHMGMKFNEFIVFLCLVYLLNDPAVSEARKRMGLGCLEPTFETLVESFVFLDKNKDGYVSKNEMIQAINETSAGERSSGRIGVKRFEEMDWDKNGTVTFKEFLFAFTRWVGIDNEDEDDDDEDE